The Rhipicephalus sanguineus isolate Rsan-2018 chromosome 10, BIME_Rsan_1.4, whole genome shotgun sequence genome segment tcacgggaagacgacaaatgaggctgtaaagggtgatatgggatggacaggctttgaagtgcgggaagctcagagcaaaatgagattcgaagagaggctgaggaaaatgaagagtagatgggcagagaagtttttcaggtatttgtatagaaaaagcgttgacacgcagtggagaaaaagaactaggaggctcaccagtaaatatacggctggcagtgcgggcgatatggcaacaaggagcattaagcggaaggtcagagaggcggagaggacttattggatgacagcgatggaaaagaagccggctctgagtaactaccgaaagggaaaaaaggaaataaggagggaaatgttttatgataattcaaggggaagcgctttactgtttgaagcaaggtcgggctgccttagaacgcgtagttataaagcgagattcagtaacgaagaagaacaatgtacatgctgcgggggaactaaggaaacaatggaacatgtactgattgaatgtggcgatattcacccaggtatacgtgtgggcacgagtctacatgaagccttgggttttagggacaacaatggaaagctgaacatgtccgcgatagaaataagtaagagacggttagagtattggtggcagaaaagtagagataaagaacaaaaataaataatgggggaataataaggtcattctgccttaagaggcagagagatagaccgtgaatttgtattttttggtataataacatagatttaatcaatgtagataaggtattaggccaacatgaaacaaggaagcttttttttttcgagcctggtggcagacatgtcaccgccccgttacaaaggggacgctcatagcatccatccatccatccatttagcttaatttctcggtaagtagggcactgctgttgataatattgccgttttagaagttgtcatacattggactttcactctgacataaattgttatttgcctttagtgtccctttaagagcagCGCTGATTGCTGGTGTAGTGGCTTCGCGTGCCACAAGGACAGTGGCCTTAACCAAGCGGTTTAGTTATATGTTAATTGTACGTTGCTCGCGTATGTACTACGTCAGTGAGTCGGTTCATGTGTCAGTTTCGTGCTTGGCGTAATTCCGTGCAAACGACTGCAGCATCCATTTTAAAGAATGGTAAAGCCCTTATCTTCCTTTATCTTTGTGCGTATATTTTGTCGATTCTGTTGTTTTCAATGCTTgtgttctttttccttttgtttcCACGTACGATTACTCGTTTCTTTTTCGATGAATTTAATTTTACTGATggtgctgagaaaaaaaaaaagaagaaacgtcgGTAACTCGTGTTGTTGTCTTAACCGCAGTGGCCCGCTGCTTTAGCAACGTTGCTTGATGGATGAGTTTGTTCATCTGATATATAGTTGGAAGGTAGCAGCCGAATTAACGCCAACACACAGACAAAAAGTAAAATAATAGCATAACACTTACCCTGTTCTTCTTTGTGGTcgtgttattatcatcatcatcatcattagtagtagtagtagtagtagtagtagtagtagtagtagtagtagtagtagtagtagtagtagtatcagtagtagtagtatcagtAGTAGCATTAAATGTTTGTGCAGAAAGAGGTGTGATGCCCACGGCTCCTTTTCGCTCTCAGGCTAACAGTGAATAGCTAAGTCCGGCTTCAAAGCAAGAAAATAAGTAAATGAACAAATATGCAAAACAGACACGATTTATTGGGCTGGTACCTTCCTTTCTGTTCTCCCCACTCTCTTTCTAAACCCGTAATTCAATATTTGATGAAACTACGTGCGATTAGTTGCCTTCTACCACTCGTCTATAACTCGAACCTGACTTCGGGcggcatatatatattttttaatataTAGTATAATCCCCGTAAGTATTAACGCTATACACCTCGGCAACCGTAATGCGATAGCATTATCGGATCAGCACGCCCACGCTATTCATTATAACGTCTCCGCGATCGGCTCGCTTAATTTCGCGCCTATGCGCCAGCACCGAACATCGGTTAGATGTTGATGTTTAGCGCTATCGCATATTTTTTAATCATTTCTACGCAGTATGTTTCGCGAGTGCGCTGGCCACTGTGCCCCATATCGTGTGCGTGCCATTCATAAGGTGCCAtcgcaccctcccccccccctcctttccttctttctttctttctcttgtctttttctctttttattgttcttcttctttctttcttttaattttcaCTTGCGTCCGTTCCGTGTTAATTCTGAGGGCCGCTGTCGCGCTTACTTTTAGCCGGGTAACTTTTTTCTTTTCGTCGCGTTTTCTTCGAATCGATTGGAAAGCGGAGCGCAGGAAGCTTGTTAGGTAAGGCCTTATCGATAAGCATATTTTTTAAGGAATAAGAGTTTATTAAATAAGGCCCGTCCTCTTGAATCTATACGGCGCCGGCAGCACTTGAGAACGCGAACGTCCTCCCTTGGATCTTTCACGCATGCGCATAACTCTATAGACTTAACACGGCCGCCTCAAGTGCAATTCCTCTCGACTCGATTGGTTCGCTTCTGTATAACATATTTTGTAACGGGATTGCTGCCAGTTTGATTCATTGTAATTTTAGGTAGCCAAACTATATTAATAAACTAATCAAACATGGGAGCTGAATGATGTGCATCATTAAAATATGATGAcgtcgaacacacacacacacacacacacacacacacacacacacacacacacacacacaccacaccacacacacacacacacacacaccacacacacacacacacacacacacacacacacacacacacacaacacacacacacacacacacacacgcacgcacgcacgcacacacgcacacacacacacacggtcgGCGCAGAAAAGAAAGTAAGCCACTACGGTTGCCGCAAAAAGTAACCATACCATATACAGTCGGCGGAACAATTAAGTCGCTATATGTACAGGGTAGTGTTGCCATATGCCGGTGAAATTATGAAATTCAAAATAATCTTCGCGCACTTACAACATAAGGAGTCTATTCCAATATTATATTTTTTGTCCCTGTAACGACCTTTGCTTTAACACTGTCAATATATGTTTACATAAGGCACTCGTTGCACGCATTTATAGAGACGTGCAGTGTCACGTACAGTCGTTCCTCGAACGACCGCTCGGCATGTCAGCGTTCGTGTTTCTGGCAAACGTCCGTACAGATGGATCGCTTCGTTTGCGATGCAACGCTCGTGCACCGATTCGATGTTCCTCTCTTCGAAGCGGACGGACGCGACGTCCTCGATCGCTGCAATGGCTAACGCGTGCCGCGGAGGGCAGCCGTTCTTGTTTTCTTGTGAGCTCCCCGTTATTCGTACAGCCGGCGTGACCCCGTAGCAATATTCTCCGTGTACGTTACACGTCAGTCTCTTAAAGCCACGGAGTATTCGCAGCGGCATTTTCCGCTGGAAGTTCCGTGCAGTGCGAAAATCTCTGGAGTGCACTCTAGCAACCAGTTATCTGTTCTCAGATGCCTATGTGCTTACGtgtatattcattcattcattcattcattcattcattcatccttgcATCCGTAACTTGTGTGAtagccgccatggtggtctagtggttatggtgctcgactgctgacccgaaggtcgcgggatcgaatcccggccgcggcggccgcattttcgatggaggcgaaaatgcttgaagcccgtgtacttagatttaggtgcacgttaaagaaccccagacggtcgaaatttccggagctctacggcgtacctcataatcatatcgtagttttgggacgttaattaattaccaacaattgttattatccgtaagttgcgatgaactgatccccccacccccttcccctgTAACAGCCCTGAAATCCGACAGTgtggatgaataaataaataaatacgcacAAAAAGAATGCAGTATAACAAACTGAGGCCAGCCGCAAACGTTCTCAAATTCTCAATGCTGTAAAGCTTTTCCGCATCGTCGGCGAGTTATTAGCGCGCATCGGCCAACGCTAATTTTATTCATTACTCTAGACATCGCACGAAGGCCAATAATTTCGTTTTTCTGGACGTCTCTTTAATATCTGCGcggtaaacaaaaaaaatgaaagaaaaaaaaaacttcgtttatTGTTGTGGGACGTTTGGCTTACCCGCATTCTTTTCGTTACTGCGGGGAAGCACGCTTTGCAGGCAGCGCCGCTCGGCAGATGCGCGAGGCTCACGGCACGGCCgctaataagaaagaaaaaaaaacatttttttatgtagcggccgtgcacaCGGTGTCGAATGGAATGGAAATACTTGCCGATGTACTCTTCATTATGTGCGCCGTCGGCTGACTGCAGTTTCATAATCGAGTGATCATAATGTTTGCAGCGGTGGGGAGTATGGGTTGAGCGTGGCCGCGTGATGTGGTGCTGCCTCGATTTCTTTGTATCTGTTGCGCGCATTTGTGTGCGCTGTTCTGacggtgtgcgtgtgcgtgtgtgtttttgtttctgtGTGCTCAAGTGGGGGCAATAGTTGGCCAAGTGGACTATATTGCTTTCGTGTTCCCCTCGGTGCTTAGAAATATTAGCCTTACGAACTTGCACTGGTAGCTGTCGCATATACTGAACATTTCGCAGTGTCTACTAATGCAACGTTGCGTTACATCGACGTTCAGTGTCTTCGCGTATCAACCCCTTCTTCTTACTGCTTTGTGTTATTCATTGTACGTGCACGGTTCGGTGTTTACTGGTTCATTTATTTTATAATGTGTTTCTGCTGTACCACTGTGCATGTAAATCTTTTGCGGCTATCCACGCATAAAGTAGCTGACGCCACTCGAGTggcaaaacataaaaaaaaacgaacgctcgTTGACTCGTGCGCTATCGGAATGACGTGACCGTATGAATACAACAGATATGAAGTCAAGTGAAGAATTGAAGGGCGTTATGTATAGCTCTTAATCTGGAGAGGAATAATCATTGGATAAAGGGGAAAATGAAAGCGTACGAAGAAAACAACTTGCCGTTGGTGGGATGCGAACACACAACCTCCAAATTACGTATTTACCTTCTTTATTCGTTCATTCCAGATGATGTGGTATGCGTGGATAAAGGAACGGGAATATGGGGAGAGGGGGCGAGAGATCAGGTatgagggagagaaaaaaagagaaaatctcGTCCATGCACGGTGCGCGTAGTCTCGTCCCGTACTAAGAATACACGAGACGGTTGAGCGCCTGCTGCGCGTTTCGACACAGCATGTTTATGGCAACGCTGATTCGTCTCTCGGCTTTTCGTGTCACTTTGGTGCGACGTCCCGTTCAATCACCTCCTCCCCCGTGCCACTCGCAGATGTCCAACAGCACGCAGTGGGCCTCAGCAGCCGAAGCCAACCCGCAGCCACAGCCAGAGCCGGAGCAGCAAcaacagaagcagcagcagcagcaggcgccCGAATGCCGAGGCGAGCCGACCTCACCGCCTCCGGCAACCACCGAGTCGCCGACGGCAGCGCCGACCGGCGGCGACGACCTccaaccaccaccaccgccgacCACGCCCCCACCGGCGCCGGCAGAACCGGAAGCGGAAGTGACGACGGTGGAGCCGAGGACCACCGAAGCCGAGTCGACGCGGCCCGACGCGTCGTCGAGGCTACAGCCGCCGAGCGCTTCCGCGGAGTCCGCGCCTGCGCAGGCCTCCTCGAAGAAGCCGTCGCCGGCCCCCTCCGTCGCCTCGGCGGCAGCCACCTCCGCCGTCGTTGTTCCAGACACCAGGTGCGATGCGGAGAGGAAGAGCGCGATTGAGTCTGTAGTTAGGCTAGTTCGCGAGAAAGACCCCCAAGTTACTGCACAGTAAAGGGATGAAAATTCCTGAATACAGGAATTACTACTGGaggcaatgtttcgacaagcggtcttgtcttcttcaagttgcagccttgaagaagacaaggaccgcttgtcgaaacattggctccagcaacaatCTCTTCCAGCttacatcttcccctgaacttcgaCCTTATTTTGATTTACACaataaagggaaactaaagagagaaaaaaaatgcagacaaCTGAATGAATTGAATGAGAGTGTTGATGTTGTAACAGTGGAGCAATAGTCAAAATTAGGCATCATTTAGCCAACTTTAGGCTGTGCTGATGAGTGCTGCTAGTAGGCAGGTAAATACGGAAATCAAAATGAAGTGACTGCACTGCCTTCAGGCTCGCCAGCTATTAGTAATTGGAAATTGAATATCACCATACACGTAACATATTATGCATGGAATGCAGAAGCCTAATAAGACATAGTCGTCAAACAGATTTCTCTTGTATTATTAAACTAACCCTCTGCAATACCAAAAACATCACTCATGACGCAAGAAGACACTTGACGCAAGAAGACACACGCAAGAAGCTGGAAAAGACATAAAAGGAAGATTCTGGTGGCAACGCCATCTTGAAGTTTGTGCACCAGCTTGCCATGACGGTTATAGATACTGACAGAATCTTCTACGGCTTATGTAGGTATTGATTATAAGTAAAAAAAGATTGCATTATGTACTAAGGGAAACGGAGACCTAGCGGGAAAATTTTAAGGGACattcattgagccaatgtggccagcATGCAAAAAGATACTGTGTTATTCGTGTCCGTAGATTGCCACATATGTAACTGTTCTCGTGTATTACACTCGCAGCCCATCGTGGGCGGGACCAAGTCATGTTGGTGTCTCGGTCTTCGAGCCGCCAGGAGGGGGAGACTCGGGCCGGGTGTGTGGGAACCtgcagaacaacaacaacagtggGTCGCCTCCCCAGGAGACGTCTGCAACGACCCCTGTGCGCGATAAGCAGTCCAAGACATGTTGCTTCTGCTGGTGCTGTTGCTGCAGTTGTTCTTGGTAAGCACTATTGAAGGAACTTTGTGAGGCTGATCACAGCGGACCTAGCTGTACTGCAGTCGCATCGTGCTTATACAGGAGCCAGTGTATAGAGCCACAACAGagttttttctttgttctaaGGAGAGCTGTCCTTTTGAAAAATAAGCTAGTACTTCATAAGCAGCAACCCACACATTACAGGAACTTCAGTGAAATCCTGTAATGAGAGTCTACTTGAAAGATATATGTTCCTTTCAGTAAGAGCTTCTAGGTGTGCTTTGTGTTATGTCAAAATCTACCTGCTTCACATAAAATTTCATGTCATCCAATCAGAGAAGCTAGTGTACACTCGCCATGTGCTCTTGCATTTGTGTAACTGTGAGCATGCCATGACAGTGACAGATCTGTTTCAACGGACATTCCAAAGATTCATGACAGCAAGCTCCCGGACAAGCAGCATATGTGACCACCGTTGCTCTGGGTCCTGTAATGTCCAACATATGGCTTGCTTATTTAACATAGGTATAGTTTTTCGATACTGATGGTAGATGATGACCCCAATATGTGGAGAGCACGTAAGCTTATATCATTAGGGGTTTTTAGTTTGCCCATATACATTTTAAcattaccgttttaccggaataccggatgtCATTTGCTGTGTTACCAGAACCAATGTTTTAGCAAAGCTTTAGCTTGCCATACGCAAATGTCTACGTATGTACGTAAACCTATACGCTTacatttgcgcaaaccactaTGTGAAGATGATAACTGTATTTAAGCTATATTTCATTTATATAAGATTCAATCACCGCTGCAGCAGAATCATAATGGAGGCTTTTATCATGCACGGTATTCCAGTACACGCAAAGACGATAATATTGACATATGGACGATAATATTGACATCTTGTgacacttcgtgcaaccacaatcgtAGGCACGTTTGTTTCCGCTCAATGTTTTTAGAGGAAAAAattgattaaaaaggcaactcattcgtaattaaaTTGCTGCAAGGAATTCACACCAGAAGTAGAATGCACCATGTTTGTGCACTAACGATTTcatgcttgcctggttcatctcaaCCActccagatggcaccacctatgTGGCCTCTCAGGgactttaggcctctcacgtttacagcTTCAGTATTCTAGGGCACTGTAGCTTTGGTAATCCAGCTCAAACAACATAATCATAATTGGCGCTTGCACTTCAGTTTACTTTGACTTGGCGGCTGGAGTCTCTGTAAAGCgaatatcgcgagtagccacgaa includes the following:
- the LOC119372037 gene encoding regulator of G-protein signaling 19 isoform X2 yields the protein MSNSTQWASAAEANPQPQPEPEQQQQKQQQQQAPECRGEPTSPPPATTESPTAAPTGGDDLQPPPPPTTPPPAPAEPEAEVTTVEPRTTEAESTRPDASSRLQPPSASAESAPAQASSKKPSPAPSVASAAATSAVVVPDTSPSWAGPSHVGVSVFEPPGGGDSGRVCGNLQNNNNSGSPPQETSATTPVRDKQSKTCCFCWCCCCSCSWRGSRPVYASLQKPVKLSSLALKSNNGNVRSPRDNNQRLTTGDSIFNGDGEPPPTLEEIRTWGDSFEKLMKCSAGRKVFRDFLKCEYSEENILFWLACEDLKKESNPELIEEKARAIYEDYISILSPKEVSLDSRVREIINRNMVEPTPHTFDEAQLQIYTLMHRDSYPRFVNSPLFRKLAQLPSPSRKGSAA